From the Pleurodeles waltl isolate 20211129_DDA chromosome 6, aPleWal1.hap1.20221129, whole genome shotgun sequence genome, the window gcaaaagaaatgctgcagcccatagggatctcctggaaccccaataccctgggtacctcagtaccatatactagggaattataagggtgttccagtatgccaatgtgaattggtaaaattggtcactagcctgttagtgacaatttgtaaagagagagcataaccactgaggttctggttagctgagcctcagtaagacagttaggcatcacacagggaacacatacatataggtcacaaacttatgagcactggggtcctggctagcagggtcccagttacacataacaaacatactgaaaacatagggacttcactatgagcactgggccctggctagcaggatcccagtgagacagtgaaaacaccctgacatacactcacaaacaggccaaaagtgggggtaacaaggcaagaaagaggctactttctcacagccttacaccgctcggccattccggcagcctgcggagcactgctctggaggctgactgccacctcgcgaaaaaGGCAGAGTTcgcactgttctctactggacatttaagtatgcgcccagagacaggttgagaggacagatgcatgtatctaccagagtgagctccagagagactgatggggacataagactggggtagagcgagagatggagaaagagaaaggtgcttgtgtcgagtcagcagcagagaaaatgaaacaaaggggcctcctgtgataaccacacactactgcctcacaaagaacacacagagggtgtgtgaaatgatataggcacagcagcccggctagctcagtcggtagagcatgagactcttaatcttgATGCTTttaaaaggcttctccattttcgggtttaacattaactctcacctttttcagatatttcgctgaggcttaaaactacacacacacacatcctgcagtttgcctcacgattcccacaggacttcaCACAACgtagcacttcccaccctgggaggcgctgctgggagcggtcctaggccgagcctttcctgcgccctttcctagcctgagccgcccgtgcttacagcgagctcggagtccgctccggtccgtcctgtccccccccatcctttcaaaaagaggagtttaaggtctcatccccgctggtgttatgattaaagtaggtatgaaaactactttatgtcagcagcgggatttgaccacgggactggggaagatattgctcttgaatgtggcaccttacaccgctcggccattccggcagcctccggaacacgtctctggaggctgactgccacctcgcgaaacagggagagttcacactgttctctactggacatttaagtatgtgcccagagacaggttgagaggacagatgcatgtatgtaccagagtgagctccagagagactgatggggacataagactggggtagagcgagagatggagaaagagaaaggtgcctgtgtcgagtcagcagcagagaaaatgaaacaaaggggcctcctgggattaccacacactacttcctcacaaagaacacacagagggtgtgtgaaatgacataggcacagcagcccggctagctcagtcagtagagcatgagactcttaatctcagggacgtgggttcgagccccacgttgggcgtgatgctttttaaaggtttctccattttcgggtttaacattaactctcacctttttcagatattttgctgaggcttaaaactacacacacacacatcctgcagtttgcctcacgattcccacaggactccacacaacgcagcacttcccgccctgggaggcgccgctgggagcagccctaggctgagcctttcctgcaccctttcctagcctgagccgcccgtgcttacagcgagctcggagtccgctacggtccgtcctgtcccccccccatcctttcaaaaagaggagtttaaggtctcatccccgctggtgttatgatttgttagagggaaatctgttaacaaaatgagacagatcaatttgacacaataatataggtttaatcgattttcagctgggaacaacaggcagtctcaacatagaggccatgactgaagttcaaagttctggttcaaacaccagtagcatttatactgtaaaaactacaaaaaactgtggtgaagagttcaccattgacgtaagcaactacaagcagtacagataagataatgaggtgcctctggaaagaagcacatgcacttgttggcctcatgggtgggtaagttacactgacgtcattcaccatatctttctttttgcacaacaagagattatatgttgcgtgctgctcatggtagccctgccttgcaactacttatctgaccctttacacaattccccttaacacgatatgaatgacttgtggtttttaggacccctgtgctaaggaaggatacacccttctgttccaccctgttcatgctgagtgaacattatgaaagcaacagttggtgcagctttaaagaaaaactctcattctaatgtggctggggcttcttgtgtgtttcagcacagctaacttaacaatgcagcatgtatatatgtttcctaactaataagtgtttgtttgtcctaaatatgacctgtcttttctattgaacccacagtctgtctttcttAAACATGtaatgtattaagcctttcactacttacattggtttacaactatctagcctaaaatgcttgtattgggttttgggaatttatgtttgtttgtatgtgatgtattactattcttcctacatcattcctccctctagttgattattcaactacgtTTCCTACCTTCCTATCTATTAATGAAATTAGGGGAATCATcccatacccactactctgtccctaccaatttagctgtcatccttttgcaacatgctattattacctgtaAAATAAGACACatgaaaagcaacaacacaatcaaaggcaacaaggccttgaacaaccccgacatccaggacggcacccattcgaaccagccctcaAACCACCTATCAGCggcacccccctcatcgatcattttcttttgtagatcatgcaatgtctgaatggcctgagttaatgtcccattgtccgcatcattggccggcacataagtacaacaggccgatccaatcttcttacacacccctccttccatggccgtcattaaatcaagtacatatctgtgttgtattatcatcagcctaagggctcgaagttcttccttgatagcattgaatccatcttcagttgcatttatggtcttcatcaattcaaagcgcgtgatctgcagccagcatgcagttgccttcgcctgaatgaatggtaggatgctaccaaaaaagatttgggcatcattaaatagtctgtgttcctgtggaacatctttccaca encodes:
- the LOC138299244 gene encoding syncytin-2-like, producing MVPPPGYPPGPNHAIHPFGHRAGKRGGRTGEATGVKPPSKASILDNSSFQGKGTVKVGSNLNCNITTYNADMQGGTSSLMDHYWMCGARLHMQLPPNWNGLCSLVTLHIPSLVIPGVDISQLHDHPMSRPTTLLHHYRTKRAAEFLGTEVWKDVPQEHRLFNDAQIFFGSILPFIQAKATACWLQITRFELMKTINATEDGFNAIKEELRALRLMIIQHRYVLDLMTAMEGGVCKKIGSACCTYVPANDADNGTLTQAIQTLHDLQKKMIDEGGAADRWFEGWFEWVPSWMSGLFKALLPLIVLLLFMCLILQVIIACCKRMTAKLVGTE